The Chryseobacterium indologenes genomic sequence GGTTTCTGCTCATCCCTGATTTTAAAGGACGAATTTTCGTATATTTACTATACCCAGATCATTAAGATATGAAAACCAATTTATTAGAAAACCAATCGGTACGACAGATCGATATCACGAAAGTAAAAGATCACGACAGTTTTCTGTACGCGGATGATATCGCAGTAGAAGAACCACTTGAAATCCGGGTTTCTTATGGGATAAAAGATCAGAGAGAAAACAAAAATATATCCGTAACGATGAGAACGCCCGGTAATGATGAGGAACTCGCTGCAGGATTTTTGTTTACAGAAGGTATTATCTCAGGAAATCATCAGATCAAAAATATACAACGCCCTGAAGCGGAATGTTCCCGAAATCAGGAAAATGTGGTGATCATAGATTTGGCAGACGGATTCATTCCCGAATTGATGAAAGCGGACCGGAATTTTTACACCACATCCAGCTGTGGGGTTTGCGGAAAAGGATCTATTGATTCCATACGTACCATAAGTTCTTTTCAACACATCCAGAAAGATGCTGAGACCATAGCGTTTGATACTTTATATCAATTATCAGAGAATCTTCGGTCTTTTCAGAATAACTTCAGTGCTACCGGAGGAATTCATGCTTCAGGTATTTTTGATTATCATGGAAACCTGTTGGCACTGAGGGAAGATGTAGGCAGGCATAATGCCCTGGATAAGCTTATAGGTCACGCCCTTTTTACAAATCAGCTTCCCTTAAAAAATACAATTTTGGTTCTCAGTGGCAGAGCCAGTTTTGAACTGATTCAAAAAGCAGCGATGGCAGGTATTTCTATTGTTGCCGCAATAGGAGCTCCTTCCAGTCTTGCCATTGATTTGGCCAAGGAATTTGATATGACTTTACTGGGATTCCTTCGGGAAAACCGGTTTAATATTTATAACACAGCAAGCAACCACCGGATAATAGGAAAATAATTGCTCTACACACGATACACAATGAAATTCGTGCATTGGTGGCAAATAAATATCAATTAGAAAACCACATTTATCTTAATAGGAAACCAAAGATGCTCCTAATCCTCGAAAAATAGTTAATTTGTAGATGTACGTTAAAAAAGAATAAACAAATGAAAATAAGAATAAAAGATAATTCTATCAGGTTTCGTTTAACTCAGTCCGAAGTGGCAGAATTAGGAAAAAATGGAATTGTGTCCAGTGTTACCGAGTTTGTCGAAAGACCGTTTATTTATAGGATAGAAAAAACTGAAGACTCTGTCTTGTCCGCAGCTTTCATTGAAAACAGAATGGTGATGAAAATGCCTGCAGCAATGGTTGACGAATTAGTCTCAACCGATACCGTTGGTTTTGACGGTCAGGTAGGATCTGTAAAGCTTTTGGTAGAGAAAGATTTCGTATGCATAGACAATTCATTAGAAGACCAAAGCGATAATTATCCCAATCCCAATCTTACATGTTAATCACTTTAGATAATAAGAGGTTATGGAAGAAAATAATAAAAAGAAAATAGAAAAGGAAATCAGTAAAGAACCCAATGCTGAAAATCCCTTTAGTCTGTTAGACCTTAAGCTGACGCATGTTGAAAAAGCGGCAGCCGGAATACCTGCGGTGATGGCAGCTTTCAGTGACTTGTTCGAAGAGAAGGCTCCGATCCGGGGAATGAGAGCATTATTAAAAATGAATCAGATAGGTGGTTTCGACTGCCCAAGTTGTGCATGGCCGGACCCTGATGATGAGCGTTCTGTTCTTGGAGAATATTGCGAAAACGGAGCAAAAGCACTCGCAGAAGAAGCAACCACGAAAAAAGTTACTCCCGAGTTTTTTAAAGAGAATTCCCTCTATGATCTTGCAAAACTGGATGACTATCAGATCGGTAAGATGGGAAGACTCACTGATCCCATGTACCTGGCACCGGGAGCAACCCACTACGAGCCAATTAGCTGGGATAATGCTTTCAAAAAGATAGCAGATCATCTCAATGCCCTGGAATCTCCCGACGAAGCTGCTTTTTATACTTCCGGAAGAACAAGTAATGAGGCTTCATTTGTCTATCAGTTATTTGCCAAAGAATTCGGGACCAATAATATGCCCGACTGTTCCAATATGTGCCATGAAACTTCAGGGTCTGCTTTAAGACCAACAATAGGAATAGGAAAGGGAACCGTAACTTTGGAGGATTTCTATGATGCTGAAGTGAT encodes the following:
- the fdhD gene encoding formate dehydrogenase accessory sulfurtransferase FdhD, translating into MKTNLLENQSVRQIDITKVKDHDSFLYADDIAVEEPLEIRVSYGIKDQRENKNISVTMRTPGNDEELAAGFLFTEGIISGNHQIKNIQRPEAECSRNQENVVIIDLADGFIPELMKADRNFYTTSSCGVCGKGSIDSIRTISSFQHIQKDAETIAFDTLYQLSENLRSFQNNFSATGGIHASGIFDYHGNLLALREDVGRHNALDKLIGHALFTNQLPLKNTILVLSGRASFELIQKAAMAGISIVAAIGAPSSLAIDLAKEFDMTLLGFLRENRFNIYNTASNHRIIGK